The following proteins are encoded in a genomic region of Natrinema sp. HArc-T2:
- a CDS encoding ABC transporter permease, with the protein MTIRGLVARTVGRATGDDSGATDVGLTLLAAAIAAVLVLPLLWLAVDAVGLGDRALELAVAPQTLEVLVRSVALVAIVTGASVLVGVPLAVITVQGSIPFPRFWTVLAALPLAVPSYLGAFAFVSAFGPQGELADLLAPLGIESIPSVYGFAGAAFVLTLYTYPYVFLTTRASLLSLDGSLVEAARTLNAGRWTAFRRITLPQILPGITAGALLVALYALADFGTPNIMRVEVFTQFIYARYNAFARDYAALLSLQLLTVTAIVLALESRIGVDESGAYESSGHRGNADLELGSWRYVVLLLPAAIALLAIVLPIAIFGTWLTAGGPGYQGGGLTFSWEYGFNSAYVAVLAAGVSILVALPIALASATSDSRLAALADRAPYIGYATPGIVLAIALLSFSLDVLPAIYKTVPLLVFAYVVRFMPQAIGSIKTSTLQVDQELVEASRTLGRSRLGTFRKVTLPLILPGVAAGAALVFLTTMKELPATLMLRPLGFETLVTYIWEVEEAGLYGQAAVPALVLVAISGLSMAVMLAQDGR; encoded by the coding sequence ATGACGATCCGCGGCTTGGTCGCACGGACTGTCGGGCGCGCAACCGGCGACGACAGCGGGGCAACCGATGTCGGACTCACCCTGCTTGCTGCGGCCATCGCAGCCGTGCTGGTACTGCCGCTACTCTGGCTGGCCGTCGACGCCGTCGGACTCGGCGATCGAGCACTCGAGCTCGCCGTTGCCCCCCAGACGCTCGAGGTACTGGTGAGAAGCGTCGCGCTCGTGGCGATCGTCACCGGGGCGAGCGTCCTCGTCGGCGTTCCGCTCGCGGTGATCACGGTTCAGGGATCGATTCCGTTCCCCCGGTTCTGGACCGTCCTCGCGGCGCTGCCGCTTGCGGTGCCGAGCTATCTCGGTGCGTTCGCGTTCGTGTCGGCGTTCGGGCCGCAGGGCGAACTCGCCGATCTCCTCGCGCCGCTTGGCATCGAGTCGATTCCGTCGGTCTACGGGTTCGCTGGCGCGGCGTTCGTCCTGACGCTGTATACGTATCCGTATGTGTTTCTGACGACGCGCGCGTCGCTGCTGTCACTCGACGGCTCGCTCGTGGAGGCAGCGCGGACGCTCAACGCCGGCCGCTGGACGGCGTTTCGCCGGATCACCCTCCCGCAGATTCTCCCGGGAATCACTGCCGGGGCGTTGCTCGTTGCACTGTACGCCCTCGCGGACTTCGGCACGCCAAACATTATGCGCGTCGAGGTGTTCACGCAGTTCATTTATGCACGGTACAACGCCTTTGCCCGTGACTACGCAGCGTTGCTCTCGCTGCAGTTACTGACGGTGACGGCGATCGTCCTCGCACTCGAGTCACGGATCGGCGTCGACGAGTCGGGAGCGTACGAAAGCAGTGGCCATCGCGGGAACGCCGACCTCGAGCTCGGGAGCTGGCGATACGTGGTGTTGCTGTTGCCGGCCGCCATCGCGTTGCTGGCGATCGTCCTCCCGATCGCGATATTCGGGACGTGGCTGACGGCGGGCGGGCCGGGCTATCAGGGCGGTGGACTGACGTTCAGCTGGGAGTACGGCTTCAATTCGGCGTACGTCGCCGTGCTTGCTGCTGGCGTCTCGATCCTCGTGGCGCTGCCGATCGCGCTCGCGTCTGCGACATCGGATTCGCGGCTGGCAGCGCTGGCCGACCGCGCGCCCTATATTGGCTATGCGACGCCCGGGATCGTGCTGGCGATCGCGTTGCTCAGCTTTAGCCTCGACGTCCTGCCGGCGATCTACAAGACGGTGCCGTTGCTGGTCTTTGCGTACGTCGTTCGCTTCATGCCCCAGGCGATCGGCTCGATCAAGACCTCGACGTTGCAGGTAGACCAGGAGCTCGTTGAAGCGTCCCGGACGCTGGGGCGGTCACGGCTGGGGACGTTCAGAAAGGTGACGCTGCCGCTGATCCTGCCGGGAGTGGCAGCGGGGGCCGCGCTCGTCTTTCTCACGACGATGAAAGAACTGCCCGCGACGCTGATGCTGCGCCCGCTTGGCTTCGAGACGCTCGTGACCTACATCTGGGAGGTTGAGGAGGCCGGCCTGTACGGACAGGCAGCGGTTCCAGCGCTCGTCTTGGTCGCCATCTCGGGTCTGTCGATGGCCGTCATGCTCGCACAGGATGGCCGATGA
- a CDS encoding ArnT family glycosyltransferase: MRRRPWRAAVVALALAGALAVWLLATRTFPYHSLNHDEGVYLQQAAMLLEGQLFIRPPVEESFRPWFFVDDGSRLYPKYAPVPAAIFALGKFVGSPRLALAGVAAATIALVALVVREVFDRQTGIAAAVIVLCSPLFVIDSAVFLPYAPTTMLNLAFAYGYLRADRTGDWRVAGAAGAAIGLAFFARPYTAVLFATPFIVHACWTLVQEPRAVLPRQLATAAFGLTGVGLALAYNATVTGSPLVFPYEAFAPLDGLGFGQRQILAHEIDYTIELALRANARVLAQFVTEWIAGGILGAAVAAVGVGVTFRRGLSPRESILAGLFITVPVGNVFFWGNFNILGNLERAGDGLIATHGPYYHFDLLVPVAAFGAVGALALAAGARRLADQRLAPQTARVALVAALLVSALAIGGVTATTFDEKIDRNAAVTDTYEEVYAPLEDGPSERALVFLPTPYGDWLAHPFQALRNDPDIDGQRVYALDERPFAVVDAYPDRSLYRLAYRGAWAPHADSPQASRLQRVEHVSGSAVELNTTVGVPPTATGVTMTVTTDDASATAVAANVSERTPARLTVTDEAVRVHGATWDGNESLPIDDRDDIVVSVFVDQGPGSSFSYRLELPVRTEGDTVRALTPRVERCSSIRDCGGEAAYVPDQSPDGLFVRTELTVPDANG; the protein is encoded by the coding sequence ATGAGACGACGACCGTGGCGGGCGGCGGTCGTCGCTCTCGCCCTCGCTGGCGCTCTTGCGGTCTGGCTGCTCGCGACGCGAACGTTTCCGTATCACTCGCTCAATCACGACGAGGGCGTCTATCTGCAGCAGGCAGCGATGCTGCTCGAGGGGCAACTGTTCATCCGCCCGCCCGTCGAGGAGAGTTTTCGTCCCTGGTTCTTCGTCGACGACGGTAGCCGGCTCTATCCGAAATACGCGCCCGTCCCCGCGGCCATCTTCGCGCTCGGGAAGTTCGTCGGTAGCCCTCGACTCGCGCTCGCGGGCGTCGCCGCCGCGACGATCGCGCTCGTTGCTCTGGTCGTTCGCGAGGTGTTCGACCGACAGACCGGTATCGCGGCCGCCGTGATCGTGCTCTGTTCGCCGCTCTTTGTGATCGACTCGGCTGTCTTCCTGCCGTACGCGCCGACGACGATGCTCAACTTGGCGTTTGCCTACGGCTACCTCCGGGCCGACCGAACCGGCGACTGGCGCGTTGCCGGGGCGGCCGGCGCGGCGATCGGCCTGGCCTTTTTCGCGCGACCGTACACTGCGGTGTTGTTCGCGACGCCGTTTATTGTCCACGCGTGCTGGACCCTCGTTCAGGAGCCGCGAGCCGTCCTCCCTCGACAGCTCGCGACGGCGGCGTTCGGGCTGACAGGCGTCGGGCTCGCGCTGGCCTACAACGCGACCGTGACCGGCTCGCCACTGGTGTTCCCCTACGAGGCGTTCGCGCCGCTGGACGGGCTCGGCTTCGGGCAGCGCCAGATCCTCGCCCACGAGATCGACTATACGATCGAGCTGGCGCTGCGCGCGAACGCACGAGTGCTCGCGCAGTTCGTTACCGAGTGGATCGCAGGCGGTATTCTCGGCGCAGCCGTCGCCGCCGTCGGGGTCGGCGTCACTTTCCGACGCGGACTCTCGCCTCGCGAGAGCATCCTCGCCGGACTGTTCATCACCGTCCCCGTCGGCAACGTCTTCTTCTGGGGGAATTTCAACATCCTCGGGAACCTCGAGCGCGCCGGCGATGGCCTGATCGCCACCCACGGCCCGTACTACCACTTCGATCTGCTGGTCCCGGTCGCGGCCTTTGGCGCCGTCGGCGCGCTAGCACTGGCCGCCGGGGCTCGCCGGCTGGCCGACCAGCGGCTGGCACCGCAGACCGCACGTGTGGCGCTCGTCGCAGCGCTGCTCGTGAGCGCCCTTGCGATCGGCGGGGTGACGGCGACGACCTTCGACGAGAAAATCGATCGGAACGCGGCCGTGACCGACACCTACGAGGAGGTCTACGCGCCGCTCGAGGACGGCCCGTCCGAGCGAGCGCTCGTCTTCCTCCCGACGCCGTACGGCGACTGGCTCGCCCATCCGTTCCAAGCGCTTCGTAACGATCCGGACATCGACGGCCAACGGGTGTACGCCCTCGACGAGCGGCCGTTCGCCGTCGTCGACGCGTATCCCGACCGGTCGCTGTACCGCCTCGCCTATCGCGGTGCCTGGGCACCCCATGCCGATTCGCCACAGGCGTCGCGGCTCCAGCGGGTCGAGCACGTTTCCGGCTCCGCGGTGGAGTTGAACACCACGGTCGGCGTCCCACCGACAGCCACGGGAGTCACGATGACCGTCACGACTGACGACGCCAGCGCCACCGCCGTCGCTGCGAACGTCTCGGAACGGACGCCCGCTCGGCTGACCGTCACCGACGAGGCCGTGCGCGTCCACGGGGCAACCTGGGACGGCAACGAGTCGCTCCCTATCGACGACCGGGACGACATCGTCGTGAGCGTGTTCGTCGATCAAGGGCCTGGCAGCAGTTTCAGCTACCGACTCGAGCTGCCGGTTCGCACGGAGGGAGACACCGTCCGGGCACTCACACCCAGAGTCGAACGGTGCAGTTCCATTCGGGATTGTGGCGGCGAAGCGGCGTACGTTCCCGATCAGTCCCCGGATGGCCTGTTCGTCCGGACCGAGCTCACCGTTCCGGACGCGAACGGATAG